The Bacteroidota bacterium genome includes the window CCGTAAAAAACTATAATCCTGCTAAAGCCCCTGTCCTGATTACCATGCCCGACCGTGACAGGATGATGAAAATCAAAAAGTTTATCGACACTGACCCCTCAACAAACAGTGAGGACAAAAAAAAGCTGACCACAGCTTTAAACTCGGTCAGCAGACAACTCGTTTTCAATAAACTGAGAATTTATCTCTCCAAAACCGACAGTAAATGGTACTTCTGCGGCTTTGAAGAGATAAAGTAACTCAGAACTTTAGCTTCCTCATACTGATGTGACACAAGGCGAAGTCATATTTTACGGGGTCATCAGAATCGAATTCCCTGAGACGGTCTGTGATTTCTGCCGCTGTCTTCCATGATGAATCATTTCTCTTCGTGAGTCCGAGTTCCTTGCTGATTCTTGCGATGTGTAAATCGAGCGGAATTATCAGATTCTCTTTCCCAATCTCTTTCCAGAAGCCGAAATCGAGTTCGTCCTCCCGAACCATCCACCTTAAGAACAAGTTCATTCGCTTGCAGGCACTTCCTCTGTCAGGTTCAGGAAAGAAATGGCGAAATCCTCTCGTCAGTCTTCCCGACTTCTCTGCAAAATCAATAAACGAACTGCTGAAGTGCTGAATTCCCTCTTTCAGGCTGCCATTCCCGTTAAATCCCTCCATAAACAGAGGTTTTAACCCCGTTCCGCCATATTTTGAAATAAAATGCTGAATTCCCAGCAGAAGTGTTGCGACATCCTGTGACGAATAAAACCTGTAATAAAATCCCTCGACTCTCTCCTCAAGATGCACCGAATCCTTTAACACAACAGCCGGAGAATCATCCAGAAGTTCAAGCAACCGGTTTACATTTTTAATGATTTGATCGACCGAACCATACGCGAATTTCGCGGCAAAAAAAGCGGCGAGCTCAATGTCCTGAGGTGAAGTAAACCGGTGGGGAATCTCCAGCGGGTCGGGCGAGAGCCTATCCCGCCCGAATGCTTTATAATGAAATTCAAGTCTTTCTTTAAGGTTCGACAATTTGCTTACAGATATTTATTTAACAGAGTTTTAAATTTATTGAGATCGAATGCCGGCGTAACATCGAGCTTGCCTGAATAAAGATTGCAATGTTTTACTATTCCTTTATATGCAAGATACGAAGGCGAATATTCAAAACTGTCCTGTACCGATGGTTTTATATCAAAAAAACAGCAAAGATCAGCACAAAGTTTTGCAGTTGCTTCATATTGAGCTTCAGTAAATCCGGCAAAGTATCGAAACCCCCGCCATGTGGATTTAAAGTCAGAGACTTCACCCGTATATTCCTGCCAGCCCGAGCCCGCATTCCAATGAAATTTGCCGTTGATCTCCTTCAGATAGCCTTCATTTGCTATCTCAATTCCAATGTTGCGGGCATCGTATGCCGATCCGTTTCCGGTGTGATATGCCCAGTAACAGGCAGGGAAAAGTTCGATTACCTCACCCCCTTTATCGATTGCAAAAGCCGTGGCAATAGCTCCTTTCTGCAAATTCCACCAGTCACCAACCCCCGCCGCAGAAGAAGACGCCGTCCCGTGAAGGACAATCTGTGACTTCGGATATACTTCCCTTATGAATTCCCCTTCGTTCAGGTGTTTTATTTTTCGTTTCATAAGCCTATCATTACCCCCATTCCTATGAATATGTCTGTTTGTTTATTAAGTATCCCGTACCCCGGGGCTATCACCAAGCCGAAATGGAGCCATTTGCTTAGAATATCCGGCTCCACTTCGATGTAAACAGTTTCCACCTCTCTCACCTTTCTTTCTTTGAGTCTCGCATCTATCTCAAAAAAAGATTCTGCGTCAAGGGGAGAAGGTGACCTGTATCTTATCCCAAGCGAAAGTGATGAATCAAACATCACGGTATCCAGCGAGGCGGTGAAGACGGGAGCACGGTTTTCCATACTCGTCGTATCGCTTGAAACAACGAATACTTCCACTGTATCCACGGTAAAAACCGGCTTTACCTTCTCAATTGTCTGATATTTGATTGAGTAAACAGTATCCCTGACTACACTTTTTTCAATAATCCGTACTCCCGTATGCGTGCTCCCGGTGTTGTTTCGTGCCACGAACCAGAAGATCAATGCTCCCAAAACGACACAAACTGCAACTGCTGTCCACCTATTCAATCTTTTTCTCTCCCCGGATATACTCGAAAATCCGCTTAATTGTGTATTCACCAATATAAGTATAAAACAGAATGCTGAATGACGCCACAAGGAGAATCGACAAAACCGAAGTCGTTATCTCCCCGGTTGAAACATCACCCAGCAGGGTGACAACGGAAGCTGTAACTACCAGCATCCACCTTTTTCTGATATAACCTCTTGCAATCATGTATGCAGCTTCAGTGATGATACTGGTTATCGCACCATACAGTGCCAGATACCAGACACCAAGAAGACCAAATAATATTTCCATCGATTCCTCCCCTATTTTCTTGATCCAAAGATCAGATTATTTAATTCGTCAGATGCACCAAGAGCAAGCCCGCCGCCCGTGATTCCGAGAAGACTCCCAAGGATTGATCCAATTACACCACCAATACCCGTCTTTCCCTCTTCAAAAGCGAGTTTTTTGAGATCAAGTTCATCTTTTAACATTCTGTTTCTGTCACCCGACAGTTTCAGATTCCCCAACAGAGAAAACAAATCACGCTCTGACTGCCGGTCACTCGCTCCAAGAGATGCCGATACCGATTCAATTCCGAGCAGTTTGTTTATTGCATCTTTTCGACTCTCCTCGTCAAGGGCAGCAATTTTGGTCACCAGCGAATTTTTGGCATCCGATTCGCTCTCATAGATTTTATTCATGGTGTTTGCCGCCACCCCTGATTTGTTTAGCCCTGCCTCAACCAGAGATTTTTTCAATTCGTCGATCGCTCCACCTCTCGATTTCTCCAGCTCCCTGATTCCAAGAGCTCTTTGTTCGGCTAGAGCCTTGCTCCCCGAAGAGACTTCATCACTTAGAGTCTTTTTTATCCCGGAAATGCTGCTGTTATAGTTTCCGGCGATTCCGCTGTTTCCGAACATCCCTTTTATTGATTCTGCCGAAACACTCCCCGGGAAAACACTCCCCAAAGCCGATCTCAACAGTTCTTCCATTATGTAGTTATAGGTGTCGCCACCTGATGCTCCGGGCATATTCCCTCCTAATTTATTTTAACCCATTTGCTTTTAACTAAAATATATTCACTTGTCTCTCCGCCGGATTCATGTAAAATTCTGGTGTACTCCGGAATTGCTTCCGGATTCGGGAGCACCGAAGTTATGTATGGTATTGATGCCACCTGTAACTTCTCTCCCCCCGTAAACAGAAAAAGTATTTTAATCCCCTCCCGTTTCAAAAGAAAAAAGGTCCCGTCATCGAGACTGCCGTTTTCAGGCAACCGGTCACCATGTGCTACAGCCGGTGCAAACCAGTTACGCATCTCTTGAACATTCGTCATGCCCTGATCCTCCTGGTTTCAAGTTTTATCATCCGTAAAATTTTTAACCCTGTTCCCTTTATTTTTACCGCAATTCTCCGGCAAAACTCCCCTGTCCCTGTCATTTGTGAAACAGGGATAATTTTGATCGACTCCGACTCCTCTGTTACTGGATATCCGACAGTCAGCTCACCTGAGTCGTTTTGAAGTGTAATCTCCACTTCACCAGGGAGTGACTCATAATATACTCTCAACTTTCTCGCCCTCATTAGATCGTAACCTTGATATGAAAATGCCCTGCCTGTCAGCTCAACTTCCACCTCTGTATCCAATTCTCCGATGTTATCAGTTGACAAAAGAGAAGACCTGTACTCACAGATTGTGCCACTTTTCCATGCAAGAAGCAGTTCTTCGGCACCACCTGAGAAAGTCGATACTCCCTTCAGACCCGAATGAGTAAATTTGTACCAGGAACCTGTCTTCTCATCATAAATGAGCAGCATTGACGAACCATTCTTCATTTTCAGAGGAAAACAGCACCACCCCCTCTCTGATAACCAGGCAGGCGGATAGAATGATTCAACCTGTGACCATGTTTTAAGCAGCAACTCACCCGGAGCAGTAATCTCTCCTCCACTGTATCTCCTGATACTGCCATTGGAAAAAAACCAGATCCCGCTCCCCGTTCGAAGCACCGAATTTCTGTCCCCGACGCCGGTCCGGTTTTCCAGGGTTACAATCCGCCAGGTAACGGGATCACCGGTAGTATATAATTTACTGATTGAGGTGCCGGTGAAGATTAAGATGCCATCAACATCATCGTATATGGAGATGATCCCGGCATTGCTCCCCTGCGGAAGCGAGATGACATTCTCCGGTAAAAATGAGAAAAATTCCCGGGTTCGGAAAAAGCTATCGTGGATGGGAAATCGGTAATTTTTACACTGTTGTCAAATGTTTCGAAACCAAGACCGTCATCACCGAGAGTATCTGTGAATGCAATCTGGTTAAGTGTCAGTTTTACAGGATGTCTGAAGAAGGTGCTCCCGTCCTTTTTTGTTCTGTAGAGCCTTTTCTCAACTATTCTTGTGGATTCTGCAGAAGGAAGAAACGGGATGTAATTCAGAGTTATTGCTGCCATGTTCTCAAACTCCTCACCCGGAGTAAGAATTGATGGTGTCTCGATGTGCCGGCTTGCAGTCCCGTTCGCATCCATATAAACAATGCGATATCTGTATTCCGAAGCATTCCAAATTTCTCCTCCTGTTATCACACCCGAGCCTGAAAATATCCTGATGCCTGCACCGTCATTTGAAAAAGGAGGCTCAAAGAAGTTGATTTCCTGCATTCTGATATTCCCGGTGAATAACCTCCCTTTATTAAAGCAGTATGACAGACCTGCAGGAAGGGATGTAAATTTTGCGATCCGCCACGATGAAAGTTCATCATCATGCGACTTGTCGGTATAATCCGACTCATCAGGCGGCAGTACCGCGAGTTCGTAATAAATGAAGGGTGAACTCGAGAGTGAAGATGCAGTGACAGCCTTCGTCCTGAAAAGCTTTTTTCTTACCACCCTTGGATCGGAAGGAACAGGTAAATTGCTGATCTCTACTCTGTTGGCTGTGCCTGAAAATCCAGTCGAACCGGTTGTATGCGACCTGTAAGCAGTAAAAGGCTGCGAGGGGGAAGAGAAATCCCCCTCTCCGGACTCGTAAACCAGTACATAGTTATACCATCCCTGGGGAATGCTCCCGCCTGTATCATGCTGAACAACAACAACGGGAGTATCACCCGAAATTAGGGGTTGTTCGATTCCCGGGGATGTCACTTCTTCAAAATCCGTTCCCCCCGCAACCCTGTTCGAGAAACCGCTGAATATCAGGGATCTCCCTCCACCTGTGTCCAGTGCTCCGTAGTATTCTGAATGCTCCAGTCCTGTACAAACCTCAACCCAC containing:
- a CDS encoding N-acetylmuramoyl-L-alanine amidase, which encodes MKRKIKHLNEGEFIREVYPKSQIVLHGTASSSAAGVGDWWNLQKGAIATAFAIDKGGEVIELFPACYWAYHTGNGSAYDARNIGIEIANEGYLKEINGKFHWNAGSGWQEYTGEVSDFKSTWRGFRYFAGFTEAQYEATAKLCADLCCFFDIKPSVQDSFEYSPSYLAYKGIVKHCNLYSGKLDVTPAFDLNKFKTLLNKYL
- a CDS encoding TIGR02757 family protein, with product MSNLKERLEFHYKAFGRDRLSPDPLEIPHRFTSPQDIELAAFFAAKFAYGSVDQIIKNVNRLLELLDDSPAVVLKDSVHLEERVEGFYYRFYSSQDVATLLLGIQHFISKYGGTGLKPLFMEGFNGNGSLKEGIQHFSSSFIDFAEKSGRLTRGFRHFFPEPDRGSACKRMNLFLRWMVREDELDFGFWKEIGKENLIIPLDLHIARISKELGLTKRNDSSWKTAAEITDRLREFDSDDPVKYDFALCHISMRKLKF